A window of the Gordonia humi genome harbors these coding sequences:
- a CDS encoding TIGR04338 family metallohydrolase: MTRDERRSRVYDAERLVHRMFERAGSARTVQIAAAELTLPPEGRFSSVESVQRYVDRVLGLPSVREGFPRAARSVTVRHRRGDRAAHYERENAVIAVPDATDGSWALRELVVLHEIAHHLDERPPGSAPHGSSFVDTLIDLVGLVLGPETALIYRVVFGDSGVR, encoded by the coding sequence GTGACGCGCGATGAGCGCCGCTCCCGCGTCTACGACGCCGAGCGGCTCGTGCACCGGATGTTCGAGCGCGCCGGGAGCGCCCGCACCGTGCAGATCGCGGCCGCAGAGCTCACGTTGCCGCCCGAGGGCAGGTTCTCATCGGTCGAGTCGGTGCAGCGGTACGTCGACCGGGTGCTCGGCCTGCCTTCGGTGCGGGAGGGCTTTCCGCGTGCGGCGCGGTCGGTCACCGTGCGGCATCGCCGCGGCGATCGGGCCGCACACTACGAACGCGAGAACGCGGTGATCGCCGTCCCCGATGCGACCGACGGCTCCTGGGCCCTGCGCGAGCTGGTCGTCCTCCACGAGATCGCGCATCACCTCGACGAGCGACCGCCCGGATCCGCGCCGCACGGGTCGTCGTTCGTCGACACACTCATCGACCTCGTCGGCCTGGTCCTCGGACCGGAGACCGCGCTGATCTACCGTGTGGTGTTCGGCGACAGCGGAGTGCGGTGA
- a CDS encoding condensation domain-containing protein, producing MRIAAARDWRPGPGTVVDWSATAATTAAARRAPAHPVGPSFLQRDHILAVRAQRDAGVEHRAFTCACVSVPGVLDVDRMTAVLADFLRDHDGWRSTFRADGDDVVRGLVDASDIELDAHTCPAGTDPVEHVAERLPATAVFDVFPAAAFGAVAHTESFDFYFAIDHAYGDAASQAIGLAEILGRYRDEPGRPRAVAGSSHIEYTAAEAGRAASLTSSSPSVRRWRELLVDGPSPRRPDFPLDLGIVDGRPQRVRIDQVPIADAARTDRLGEWARTANVGLSTLVFAALGVTERRLAGRDRYVTTTVLSTRRGDHLASQGWYINFVPVAFAVRGDAVADVVRDAADALAVAREMAADPVHGALGVLIGEGVLDPSVITNPQMVSYIDFRWFPAAEALRDAVIFTGEGVTDHASIWVSRTDDGLFAAAQRPDNPIAEASVARYFDTVAQVLADLDGADR from the coding sequence ATGAGGATAGCGGCGGCCCGCGACTGGCGCCCGGGTCCCGGCACCGTCGTCGACTGGTCGGCGACCGCGGCGACGACGGCCGCGGCCCGTCGGGCGCCGGCGCATCCCGTGGGGCCGTCGTTCCTGCAGCGCGATCACATTCTGGCGGTGCGCGCGCAGCGGGACGCGGGCGTCGAGCACCGGGCGTTCACGTGTGCGTGCGTGTCGGTGCCGGGCGTCCTCGACGTCGACCGGATGACCGCGGTGCTCGCCGACTTCCTGCGCGATCACGACGGCTGGCGGTCGACGTTCCGCGCCGACGGCGACGACGTGGTCCGCGGCTTGGTCGACGCCTCCGACATCGAACTCGACGCGCACACCTGCCCGGCGGGCACCGATCCCGTCGAGCACGTGGCCGAGCGACTGCCCGCGACCGCGGTGTTCGACGTGTTTCCGGCGGCGGCGTTCGGGGCGGTGGCGCACACCGAGTCGTTCGACTTCTACTTCGCGATCGACCACGCGTACGGCGACGCGGCGTCGCAGGCGATCGGACTCGCCGAGATCCTCGGCCGTTACCGGGACGAACCGGGCCGTCCTCGCGCGGTCGCAGGCTCGAGCCACATCGAGTACACAGCGGCCGAAGCCGGCCGCGCGGCGTCGCTGACGTCGTCGTCGCCGTCGGTGCGCCGCTGGCGAGAGCTTCTGGTGGACGGGCCCTCGCCCAGGCGTCCGGACTTTCCACTCGACCTCGGGATCGTCGACGGACGACCGCAGCGGGTGCGGATCGATCAGGTCCCGATCGCGGACGCGGCTCGCACCGATCGGCTGGGGGAGTGGGCCCGCACCGCGAACGTCGGGCTGTCGACACTGGTCTTCGCGGCGCTCGGGGTCACCGAACGGCGGCTGGCGGGTCGGGACCGCTACGTCACGACCACCGTGTTGAGCACTCGGCGGGGTGATCACCTCGCCTCGCAGGGCTGGTACATCAACTTCGTGCCGGTCGCGTTCGCGGTGCGCGGCGACGCGGTCGCCGACGTGGTGCGCGATGCGGCGGACGCCCTCGCCGTCGCCCGCGAGATGGCGGCGGACCCGGTGCACGGAGCACTCGGCGTGCTGATCGGAGAGGGCGTCCTCGACCCCTCGGTCATCACGAACCCGCAGATGGTGTCGTATATCGACTTCCGATGGTTTCCAGCGGCGGAGGCCCTGCGCGACGCGGTGATATTCACCGGTGAAGGCGTGACCGATCACGCGTCCATCTGGGTGAGCCGCACCGACGACGGATTGTTCGCCGCCGCTCAGCGCCCGGACAATCCGATCGCGGAGGCGTCGGTGGCGCGATACTTCGACACGGTGGCGCAGGTCCTCGCCGACCTGGACGGAGCCGACCGGTGA
- a CDS encoding bifunctional adenosylcobinamide kinase/adenosylcobinamide-phosphate guanylyltransferase, with product MEVVLLGSGAADGWPNPFCDCGSCGDARTSGTSRGQTAALVDDRLLLDCGPEVAGAAGRAGRSLAGLRYVLITHAHPDHLGPQLLLWRSWIDDLDELCVVGPATALEACRDWTGPDDAVRFIPVAAGERIRLGPYDVRVLPAQHRVLVDGDAVLYDVTDAHGERLLWATDTGPWPRDRFAAVAHARYDAVFLEETFGDRDGLSAGHLGFAGFGDMIATMREVEAVTDRTDVVAVHLGHHNPPNAELSRRLEMVGARPGRDGEVVVLGGAATRPHRVFVTGGARSGKSCHAEAMLADVVDVVYIAAGGPRDDDPDWARRVAAHRARRPSTWTTLETTDLAATLRATTAPVLIDCLGTWLAARCDHHGVWTGGDLAGVRAEAADLVAAWRTRAAATVAVSNEVGSGVVPGTPAGRLFRDELGRLNAAVAAASDRVVLMVAGCPLSVR from the coding sequence ATGGAGGTCGTGCTCCTCGGCTCCGGCGCGGCGGACGGTTGGCCGAACCCGTTCTGCGACTGCGGTTCGTGCGGCGACGCACGAACGTCGGGGACCTCGCGCGGACAGACGGCCGCACTCGTCGACGACCGGCTGCTCCTGGACTGCGGCCCCGAAGTCGCCGGGGCGGCCGGACGCGCGGGTCGTTCGCTGGCCGGGCTCCGATACGTCCTCATCACGCACGCCCATCCCGACCATCTCGGCCCGCAACTGCTGCTCTGGCGGTCGTGGATCGACGATCTCGACGAACTGTGCGTCGTCGGCCCCGCGACCGCGCTCGAGGCATGTCGAGACTGGACTGGCCCCGACGACGCCGTCCGCTTCATTCCGGTCGCCGCCGGGGAGCGGATCCGACTCGGCCCCTACGATGTGCGGGTCCTGCCCGCGCAGCACCGGGTCCTCGTCGACGGTGACGCGGTCCTCTACGACGTGACCGACGCGCACGGCGAGAGGCTGCTGTGGGCCACCGACACCGGACCGTGGCCGCGGGACCGGTTCGCCGCTGTCGCCCACGCACGGTACGACGCGGTGTTCCTCGAAGAGACCTTCGGCGACCGGGACGGACTGTCCGCGGGACACCTCGGGTTCGCCGGTTTCGGTGACATGATCGCGACCATGCGTGAGGTCGAAGCAGTCACGGATCGAACCGACGTGGTGGCCGTGCACCTCGGTCATCACAATCCGCCGAACGCCGAACTGTCCCGTCGACTCGAGATGGTCGGTGCGCGGCCCGGCCGTGACGGCGAAGTCGTCGTACTCGGCGGGGCGGCGACGCGGCCGCACCGTGTGTTCGTCACCGGCGGGGCGCGATCGGGGAAGTCGTGTCACGCCGAGGCGATGCTCGCCGACGTCGTGGACGTCGTGTACATCGCCGCGGGCGGACCGCGAGACGACGATCCCGACTGGGCGCGGCGAGTGGCCGCGCACCGGGCCCGTCGCCCGTCGACGTGGACGACCCTGGAGACCACCGACCTCGCCGCGACACTGCGGGCGACGACGGCGCCGGTGCTGATCGACTGCCTCGGCACCTGGCTCGCCGCGCGCTGCGACCATCACGGTGTGTGGACCGGCGGCGACCTCGCCGGGGTGCGTGCAGAGGCGGCCGATCTCGTCGCCGCCTGGCGGACGCGGGCGGCGGCGACCGTCGCGGTGAGCAACGAGGTGGGCAGCGGCGTCGTGCCGGGCACTCCTGCCGGACGCCTGTTCCGTGATGAGCTCGGGCGCCTCAACGCGGCGGTCGCGGCAGCGTCCGACCGCGTGGTGCTGATGGTCGCGGGCTGTCCGCTCTCCGTCCGCTGA
- a CDS encoding condensation domain-containing protein, giving the protein MEYTELADYPMHEGHVLGWVPNAGPGSWRDDERRLSTDHESHVGRAHADPDRHRGSWIGGAFRIAGPLLRDVFAAALADWLGRHEAYRTTAVATDTGWRRRTVAPESVEVAVRPVPEPCGGSDACARLEEFFAEVVSSVRWPHLAVVTVEPDSACRDEAAFFTVVFAADHTVMDAYTQAFTIGEFTELYRARLAAAGSELPPCGSYVDFSAAERAVDDALDATHPAVRRWGALIDTGFPGFPLPLGPGGVDGGGQQASLSRWLLDAPATESFVAAAKRFGGSQTSGFVAAVKSALGRLGADGLRFVMPMHTRYTPELATAAGWFVGVMPVDDRMDGAGSFGEAVPGTAVALRANRDVVPFSLSRITDLLGVGEAPQFVVSYIDGRAVPGANRWSAHDRVLRSRVRSDSEVYLWINRAAGGLNLSMRYPNNDVATASVHAFVAEFAAVLTEVASHGDASIGQSAAVDGSTR; this is encoded by the coding sequence ATGGAGTACACCGAACTCGCCGACTATCCGATGCACGAGGGACACGTTCTGGGCTGGGTGCCGAACGCCGGTCCCGGTTCGTGGCGCGATGACGAGCGACGCCTGTCGACCGACCACGAGTCGCATGTCGGCCGCGCGCACGCCGATCCGGACCGACATCGCGGTTCGTGGATCGGAGGGGCCTTCCGGATCGCCGGTCCGCTCCTGCGGGACGTCTTCGCCGCTGCGCTGGCGGACTGGCTCGGTCGCCACGAGGCGTATCGGACGACGGCTGTGGCGACCGACACCGGGTGGCGTCGGCGCACGGTCGCACCCGAATCCGTCGAGGTCGCGGTGCGACCGGTGCCCGAACCGTGCGGCGGCTCGGACGCCTGCGCACGTCTCGAAGAGTTCTTCGCCGAGGTCGTGTCGTCGGTGCGCTGGCCGCACCTGGCCGTGGTGACTGTGGAGCCGGACTCCGCGTGCCGCGACGAGGCGGCGTTCTTCACAGTCGTGTTCGCCGCCGACCACACGGTGATGGACGCCTACACGCAGGCTTTCACGATCGGTGAGTTCACCGAGCTGTACCGGGCGCGTCTCGCCGCGGCCGGGTCCGAGCTGCCGCCGTGCGGCTCGTATGTGGACTTCAGCGCCGCCGAGAGAGCCGTCGACGACGCCCTCGACGCGACGCATCCGGCGGTGCGGAGGTGGGGTGCACTGATCGACACCGGCTTCCCCGGGTTCCCACTGCCGCTGGGACCGGGCGGCGTCGACGGCGGCGGTCAGCAGGCGAGCCTGTCCCGGTGGCTGCTCGACGCGCCGGCCACCGAATCGTTCGTCGCGGCCGCGAAGCGGTTCGGCGGCTCGCAGACCAGTGGTTTCGTCGCGGCGGTGAAGTCCGCGCTGGGCAGGTTGGGCGCCGACGGTCTGCGGTTCGTCATGCCGATGCACACCAGGTACACACCGGAACTGGCGACGGCCGCCGGGTGGTTCGTCGGTGTGATGCCGGTCGACGACCGGATGGACGGAGCCGGCTCGTTCGGCGAGGCCGTCCCGGGCACCGCCGTAGCACTTCGGGCGAACCGCGACGTGGTGCCGTTCTCATTGAGCCGGATCACCGACCTGCTCGGTGTCGGGGAGGCCCCGCAGTTCGTGGTGTCCTACATCGACGGTCGAGCGGTGCCCGGTGCGAATCGCTGGTCCGCGCACGATCGCGTGCTGCGCAGTCGAGTGCGCAGCGACTCGGAAGTGTACCTGTGGATCAATCGGGCGGCCGGCGGACTCAACCTGTCGATGCGGTATCCGAACAACGACGTCGCGACGGCGTCGGTGCATGCCTTCGTCGCCGAGTTCGCCGCCGTGCTGACCGAGGTCGCGTCGCACGGCGACGCCTCGATCGGACAGAGCGCCGCGGTCGACGGGAGCACGCGATGA
- a CDS encoding CocE/NonD family hydrolase translates to MTLQLDYGEFADRPRGAVRPSQSGADGGTPARGWAEAVDGRQPYPRVHIDRSITITMDDGTRLRATLVRPANVLGQPVKTALPTVLNVNPYNRAVIDGIDHALHAPVIGSAVRSASAAIPLGDGASRIGRTFGTGLWDVFGVNRNLVRSGYTQVIVDVRGTGASQGRWEILSPREQRDSVEVIEWISEQPWCDGNVGMAGWSYSAINSLQAAGHRPAALKAVFAVEGGADMVRDVYLTGGMPSAFIPLWLTLVNGLKWLPNPATAVADVLRGDAYRWLRDRLSSPASEMPSLLWGFLTARDDRIFDDPYFDERNPRIEDIECPTFTVGGWHDLFGRSATRVYSTLRMAPGRKQMLVADGYHFDPGCDHGSPGRPPRLDVLERAWFDKWLKGLDNGVDEYGPIVMQQQGGQWSCSSEYPRADVRPRRLFLAEAPSGTAGHTRHDGSLRDGPAARRRSLRITPDLRGFVSRDAAQVTAGAAIVLGKDFSTDARFQEVGGLTFTSEPVGVPTQISGQMNLRLNVSTTAHEGIWAVTVNDVAPDGTSTVLTNGALTSSNRALDPSRSTYTDDGVLLDAVHYLSRERRLPVPADEPVRIDVDLVPTDAVLAVGHRLRVDVYAASLPRYLTIVPDLIKARRRRQQLVLDPNKPSYLTFQADGDLGVDPVPVVSVAPVD, encoded by the coding sequence GTGACACTGCAACTCGACTATGGAGAGTTCGCCGATCGGCCGCGCGGGGCCGTCCGGCCGTCGCAGTCCGGCGCCGACGGCGGGACGCCGGCTCGCGGATGGGCCGAGGCCGTGGACGGTCGGCAGCCGTACCCGCGCGTGCACATCGACCGCAGCATCACGATCACGATGGACGACGGGACCCGGCTGCGAGCGACCCTCGTGCGCCCGGCGAATGTTCTCGGTCAACCCGTCAAGACCGCACTGCCGACCGTCCTCAACGTGAATCCGTACAACCGTGCGGTGATCGACGGCATCGACCATGCGCTGCACGCTCCGGTCATCGGTTCGGCGGTCCGTTCGGCGAGTGCCGCGATCCCCCTCGGCGACGGCGCCTCACGCATCGGCCGCACGTTCGGCACCGGACTGTGGGACGTGTTCGGCGTCAATCGGAACCTGGTGCGGTCGGGGTACACGCAGGTGATCGTCGACGTGCGCGGCACCGGCGCCTCCCAGGGCCGCTGGGAGATCCTGTCGCCCCGCGAGCAACGGGACTCGGTCGAGGTCATCGAGTGGATCAGCGAGCAGCCCTGGTGCGACGGGAACGTCGGCATGGCGGGGTGGTCGTATTCGGCGATCAACTCGCTACAGGCCGCCGGGCACCGACCGGCCGCGCTCAAGGCGGTGTTCGCGGTCGAGGGCGGCGCCGACATGGTCCGCGACGTCTATCTGACCGGCGGCATGCCCTCGGCGTTCATTCCACTGTGGCTGACACTGGTGAACGGGCTCAAATGGCTGCCGAACCCGGCGACGGCCGTCGCGGACGTCCTCCGCGGCGACGCCTACCGGTGGCTGCGCGACCGACTCTCTTCACCGGCCTCCGAGATGCCGTCGCTGCTGTGGGGTTTCCTCACGGCGCGCGACGACCGGATCTTCGACGACCCGTACTTCGACGAGCGCAATCCGCGGATCGAGGACATCGAGTGTCCGACGTTCACCGTCGGCGGCTGGCACGACCTGTTCGGGCGGAGCGCCACGCGCGTCTACTCGACACTGCGCATGGCGCCCGGCCGCAAGCAGATGCTGGTGGCCGACGGATACCACTTCGATCCCGGATGCGATCACGGATCCCCGGGTCGGCCGCCGCGGCTCGACGTGCTCGAACGCGCCTGGTTCGACAAGTGGCTCAAGGGGCTGGACAACGGCGTCGACGAATACGGACCGATCGTGATGCAACAGCAGGGCGGGCAGTGGTCGTGCAGCTCGGAGTATCCGCGGGCGGACGTCCGGCCGCGGCGGCTGTTCCTCGCAGAGGCTCCGTCCGGGACCGCGGGCCACACCCGGCACGACGGGAGTCTGCGCGACGGTCCGGCGGCCCGTCGACGGTCGCTGCGAATCACTCCGGATCTTCGCGGCTTCGTCTCGCGCGACGCCGCTCAGGTCACGGCGGGTGCCGCGATCGTGCTCGGGAAGGACTTCTCGACCGACGCCCGGTTCCAGGAGGTCGGCGGACTGACGTTCACCAGTGAACCGGTCGGCGTCCCCACCCAGATCTCCGGACAGATGAACCTTCGGCTGAACGTCTCGACCACCGCGCACGAGGGCATCTGGGCGGTGACCGTCAACGACGTCGCACCCGACGGCACCTCGACGGTTCTCACCAACGGCGCGTTGACCTCGTCGAATCGCGCGCTGGATCCGTCGCGGTCGACCTACACCGACGACGGTGTGCTGCTCGACGCCGTCCACTATCTGTCGCGGGAGCGCCGACTGCCGGTGCCCGCCGACGAACCCGTGCGCATCGACGTCGACCTGGTCCCGACCGACGCGGTCCTGGCCGTCGGACATCGTCTCCGGGTCGACGTGTACGCCGCGAGCCTGCCGCGGTATCTGACGATCGTCCCCGACCTGATCAAGGCGCGTCGGCGTCGTCAGCAGCTGGTGCTCGATCCGAACAAGCCGAGCTATCTGACCTTCCAGGCCGACGGCGACCTCGGCGTCGATCCGGTGCCGGTGGTGAGCGTGGCGCCGGTCGATTGA
- a CDS encoding DUF2786 domain-containing protein: protein MRDDKLLTRIAGLLRQAEGTDNEHEAEAFMAAAQRLATASSIDLALARAHDRGVRDTATPVTRQVTIGEKGKRGLKTYVQLFVQIGRANDLTVDVASNSTFVIAYGFESDLDTTEALYTSLVIQMVAASDAYLKSGAYKGQTARQVVTVGDGYFRRRAVTEKPLSPITARLNFQSAFAERIGRRLQEARDEQRAEAVAAEAPQSGGSTAIALRDKEIEVRDFYRRASSARGTWRPSSARSGYSTAARRAGDRAGSRARIGGDRELPGARGAIEE, encoded by the coding sequence ATGCGCGACGACAAGCTCCTCACCCGCATCGCGGGGCTGCTGCGGCAGGCCGAAGGCACCGACAACGAGCACGAGGCCGAGGCGTTCATGGCGGCCGCCCAACGACTCGCGACGGCGTCGTCGATCGACCTCGCGCTGGCCCGCGCCCACGACCGCGGTGTCCGCGACACCGCGACACCGGTCACCCGACAGGTGACCATCGGCGAGAAGGGCAAGCGCGGTCTGAAGACCTATGTGCAGCTCTTCGTGCAGATCGGTCGGGCCAACGATCTGACGGTCGACGTCGCGTCGAACTCGACATTCGTCATCGCCTACGGATTCGAGTCGGATCTGGACACGACGGAGGCGCTGTACACCTCGCTCGTGATCCAGATGGTCGCCGCCAGTGACGCGTACCTGAAGTCGGGCGCCTACAAGGGACAGACGGCCCGGCAGGTCGTCACCGTCGGCGACGGGTACTTTCGCCGTCGCGCCGTCACGGAGAAGCCGTTGTCGCCGATCACCGCGCGCTTGAACTTCCAGTCGGCGTTCGCCGAGCGAATCGGCAGGCGTCTGCAGGAGGCGCGCGACGAGCAGCGTGCCGAAGCCGTGGCGGCCGAGGCCCCGCAGTCGGGCGGATCCACCGCGATCGCACTGCGTGACAAGGAGATCGAGGTGCGCGACTTCTATCGGCGGGCGTCGTCGGCCCGCGGTACGTGGCGGCCGTCGTCGGCGCGTTCGGGGTATTCGACGGCGGCGCGCCGAGCGGGAGACCGGGCCGGGAGTCGGGCGCGTATCGGTGGAGACCGAGAACTGCCGGGCGCTCGCGGAGCCATCGAGGAGTGA